Proteins found in one Lycium ferocissimum isolate CSIRO_LF1 chromosome 6, AGI_CSIRO_Lferr_CH_V1, whole genome shotgun sequence genomic segment:
- the LOC132059364 gene encoding WD repeat-containing protein RUP2 yields MTDISSSFHQEQEGVTEKQVPQGEEKEKEDQEEEKARCEWDFHLSTVISSCNSINGSVCDTLGVLEFDPCCNFLASGGIARKIRIYDVNSLSQEEREGDKRTTGEPVALDHSNACNFYICTPAKLSSLKWKPGWGSQVLGSGDYDGVVMEYDLEKKMPVFERDEHGGRRVWSIDYCHLDPVLGASGADDGTMQMWDPRCGDNGKCLAMVQPCKQYSPVCCVEFNPFRGQIVAIGCADRRVYAYDIRKMMDPLFILDGHQKAVTYIRFLDERTIVSSSVDGCLKMWSAEDQRVIRTYKGHNNSKRFVGLSVWRPGGLICCGSESNQVFVYDKRWGEPIWVYGREPMGLTGYDHGFVSSVCWQQKEENRCTLVAGDSDGVLRVFNGKRR; encoded by the coding sequence ATGACGGATATCTCATCAAGTTTCCatcaagaacaagaaggggTAACAGAAAAACAAGTACCacaaggagaagagaaagaaaaagaagatcaagaagaagagaaagcaAGATGTGAATGGGATTTTCATCTTTCTACTGTGATTTCATCTTGCAATAGTATTAATGGATCTGTTTGTGACACACTTGGTGTTTTAGAATTTGACCCTTGTTGTAATTTCCTAGCTTCTGGTGGAATTGCTAGGAAAATTCGAATTTACGACGTAAATTCGTTGTCacaagaagagagagaaggcgACAAGCGCACCACTGGTGAGCCTGTGGCTTTGGATCATAGCAATGCATGTAACTTTTATATTTGTACTCCTGCAAAACTCAGTAGCTTAAAGTGGAAACCCGGTTGGGGTAGTCAGGTTTTAGGGTCGGGTGATTACGATGGAGTTGTCATGGAATATGATTTAGAGAAGAAAATGCCCGTTTTCGAACGGGATGAACATGGTGGTAGGCGGGTTTGGAGCATTGACTACTGTCATTTGGATCCGGTTTTGGGTGCGTCCGGAGCGGATGATGGAACCATGCAAATGTGGGACCCGCGTTGTGGCGATAACGGGAAGTGCTTGGCTATGGTACAACCTTGTAAGCAATACAGTCCGGTGTGTTGCGTGGAATTCAATCCGTTCAGAGGTCAAATCGTAGCCATTGGATGTGCCGACCGGAGGGTCTATGCTTATGATATACGGAAAATGATGGACCCTCTTTTCATCCTTGACGGACATCAGAAAGCAGTTACTTACATTCGATTTCTTGATGAACGTACGATTGTCTCTTCAAGTGTAGACGGGTGTTTAAAAATGTGGAGTGCGGAGGATCAACGGGTTATTCGTACCTACAAGGGGCACAACAATAGTAAGAGGTTTGTTGGTTTATCAGTATGGAGACCTGGTGGATTAATTTGTTGTGGCTCAGAAAGTAACCAAGTTTTTGTGTATGACAAGAGATGGGGTGAGCCAATTTGGGTCTACGGACGCGAACCCATGGGTCTAACCGGGTATGACCATGGGTTCGTTAGTAGCGTATGCTGGCAACAAAAGGAAGAGAATCGATGCACACTCGTGGCTGGGGACTCAGATGGTGTTTTGCGGGTTTTCAATGGCAAgagaagatga